The following proteins are co-located in the Meriones unguiculatus strain TT.TT164.6M chromosome 4, Bangor_MerUng_6.1, whole genome shotgun sequence genome:
- the LOC110564965 gene encoding olfactory receptor 4K15, with protein sequence MNQTNYSRVTEFVLLSLSSSKELQPFLFLIFSLLYLAILLGNFLIILTVTSDSRLHTPMYFLLANLSFIDICVASFATPKMLADFLVERKTISFNACMAQIFFVHLFTGGEMVLLVSMAYDRYVAICKPLHYMTIMSRRVCIILVSISWFVGFVHTTSQLAFTINLPFCGPNQVDSFFCDLPLVTKLACIDTYVVSLLIVADSGFLSMSSFLLLVVSYTVILITVRNRSSASMAKARSTLTAHITVVTLFFGPCIFIYVWPFSSYSVDKVLAVFYTIFTPILNPIIYTLRNKEVKAAMSKLRTRYLKPGQVSALIRNVLFLETR encoded by the coding sequence ATGAATCAGACAAACTATTCTCGCGTGACAGAGTTTGTGCTGCTCAGTCTGTCCAGTTCAAAGGAGCTCCAGCCTTTCCTGTTTCTCATATTTTCACTGTTGTACCTTGCCATACTGCTGGGAAACTTCCTCATCATTCTCACAGTGACTTCAGACTCTCGACTTCATACCCCCATGTACTTTCTGCTTGCAAACCTGTCTTTTATAGATATATGTGTGGCCTCTTTTGCTACCCCAAAAATGCTTGCTGACTTTCTGGTTGAACGAAAAACGATATCTTTTAATGCGTGCATGGCTCAGATTTtctttgttcatctctttactggTGGTGAGATGGTACTTCTAGTGTCCATGGCCTATGATCGCTATGTAGCAATATGTAAGCCCCTCCACTACATGACAATCATGAGTCGCCGTGTCTGTATCATTCTGGTGAGTATTTCCTGGTTTGTGGGATTTGTCCATACAACTAGCCAGTTAGCATTCACTATTAACTTGCCATTTTGTGGTCCTAACCAGGTAGACAGTTTTTTCTGTGACCTCCCACTGGTGACCAAGCTAGCTTGCATAGATACTTATGTTGTCAGCTTACTAATAGTTGCAGACAGTGGCTTTCTCTCCATGAGTTCATTTCTCCTCTTGGTTGTCTCCTACACTGTGATTCTCATTACAGTTAGGAATCGCTCCTCTGCTAGCATGGCCAAGGCCCGTTCCACTCTAACTGCCCATATCACTGTGGTCACACTATTCTTTGGACCATGCATCTTCATCTATGTGTGGCCCTTTAGCAGCTATTCAGTTGACAAAGTCCTTGCTGTGTTCTACACCATCTTTACACCCATTTTAAACCCAATTATCTACACTCTGAGAAACAAAGAGGTAAAAGCAGCCATGTCAAAGCTGAGGACTCGCTATCTGAAACCTGGACAGGTTTCTGCACTGATTAGGAATGTTCTTTTTCTGGAAACAAGGTAA